A DNA window from Vanacampus margaritifer isolate UIUO_Vmar chromosome 19, RoL_Vmar_1.0, whole genome shotgun sequence contains the following coding sequences:
- the stx11b.1 gene encoding syntaxin-11b.1, translating to MRDLLSNMQDLSSSSHAESMECAESALSDSLSNVDLEDELPHEAVVFDNSPAVAKIFEQAQAIHKDVQLIRLEVKRLREQNSRMLQGVSTMSTIKRDANAIGGDIKTRAEHVLSNLRDMDNTAHKLEEVHGPNSAVTRIARTQYASLSTGFRDAMFDYNEAEMSHRDNCKAQIQRQMEIVGREVTGDEVEEMIEKGHWNVFTDNIMAEGKTARAALSQIEKRHQELVDLENRIKGVHEIFLDVALLVEEQGPMLNSIETNVQKTDEVLQDALFKLGKAKRHDRNNPFKKMFCSCFPCFD from the coding sequence ATGAGGGACCTACTGAGTAACATGCAGGACTTGTCTAGTAGTAGCCATGCGGAGTCGATGGAGTGCGCCGAGTCGGCCTTATCGGACTCCCTTAGTAACGTGGACCTGGAGGATGAGCTACCCCACGAGGCGGTGGTGTTCGACAACAGCCCCGCTGTTGCAAAGATCTTTGAGCAGGCACAGGCCATCCACAAAGACGTCCAGCTCATTCGTCTAGAAGTGAAAAGGCTCCGGGAGCAGAACTCTCGCATGCTCCAGGGCGTAAGCACCATGAGCACCATCAAAAGAGACGCAAACGCCATCGGCGGCGATATAAAGACGCGGGCTGAGCACGTGCTGTCGAACCTGCGGGACATGGATAACACGGCCCACAAGCTGGAAGAAGTGCACGGTCCCAATTCAGCCGTCACGCGCATCGCCCGAACCCAGTACGCCTCCCTAAGCACCGGCTTCCGAGACGCTATGTTTGACTATAACGAGGCCGAAATGAGTCACCGAGACAACTGTAAAGCCCAGATCCAGAGGCAGATGGAAATTGTGGGGCGCGAGGTGACCGGCGACGAGGTGGAGGAGATGATCGAGAAGGGGCACTGGAACGTCTTCACCGACAACATCATGGCGGAGGGCAAGACGGCTCGTGCGGCTCTGTCCCAGATCGAGAAGCGCCACCAGGAGCTGGTGGACCTGGAGAACCGCATCAAGGGAGTCCACGAGATCTTCCTGGATGTCGCCCTGCTGGTGGAGGAGCAGGGCCCCATGCTCAACTCCATTGAGACCAACGTTCAGAAAACGGACGAGGTCTTGCAGGATGCGCTTTTCAAACTCGGCAAGGCCAAGCGTCACGACAGAAACAATCCGTTTAAAAAGATGTTTTGTAGTTGCTTCCCATGCTTTGACTAA